TATTAAGGAGGATATAAAAAACATTTCATTAACGGTAAATACCGTTTATTTTTCACAAGTTAACTAAGTAAAGTTATGCCGACATTTTATATTAAGCATCTCACTAAATACAGTTACAGCCATGCTGTTATTGATGGTGCCAATCAGATTAAACTTTATCCAGTTGCTAATGAATTTCAAGAGATTATATCGCAAAAACTTACCATAAGCAATAAACCAAGTATAGCTACTTATTTAGATTTTTACAACAACTTGGTAGGTACATTTATGGTTACAGAACCCCATAATTTTCTTTCTATCGTTTCCGAAATTGAGGTTAAAAAAACGACCAAATTATTTCCTGATGAAAATGTAGATGTAAAATTGCAATGGGAAGCCTTAAAAGACTTGAAGAATAAACCAGAATTTATAGATTTTTTAAAGTACATTACTTTTGATGGTACGCCTGAAATTTCTGAAATGATAAATTCTAAAGATTTTACAAGTATTTCACCTTATAAAATGGTCATGGATTTCTGTGAATATATTTATTCCAATTTCAAATATATACAGGGAATTACGCATGTAAATTCTAAATTAGATGAAGTTTGGCAAATGAAAGCAGGAGTTTGTCAAGATTTTACTTATATCTTATTACAAATGGTACGGATGTT
The nucleotide sequence above comes from Aureibaculum algae. Encoded proteins:
- a CDS encoding transglutaminase family protein translates to MPTFYIKHLTKYSYSHAVIDGANQIKLYPVANEFQEIISQKLTISNKPSIATYLDFYNNLVGTFMVTEPHNFLSIVSEIEVKKTTKLFPDENVDVKLQWEALKDLKNKPEFIDFLKYITFDGTPEISEMINSKDFTSISPYKMVMDFCEYIYSNFKYIQGITHVNSKLDEVWQMKAGVCQDFTYILLQMVRMLGIPARYVSGYICPSDDASRGEGATHAWIEAYIPNYGWLGVDPTNNLIANLYHVKLAVGRSYKDCAPVKGVFKGNVEEDLFVKVKVSTVKSNIDTIEFPYSDAPIIDKNSYRHNLALIQQEQQQQQ